AGGTAAAGACTTACAAGGCAGAGCATACATGTGCTAGAGACCTGGGCAGTAATGCTGCTGATCAACACTGGGTTAGCAAGAAAGTGGAGAAGAGAATGGCAAGTCAACCTCATATGACAACTAATGAGGCAATTGACTTTCTTGGAGAAGAGTTTAATCTAGTGTTGCATCCGAAGATGGTTTACAGGGAAGTAAAAGAGGCCAAAGAGAGGATTATGGGAAATGAAAAGGAACAGTATGGGAAGCTTAGGGACTATGGCATAGAGATCATCAAGAGTAATCCGAGCTTGACTGCAAGAGTTGATGTGATACCGATCTCTCAATCCCTACCTGTctttgacaaattatatatctGCTTTGAGGATTGTAAGCAAGGCTTTAAGACTGGGTGTAGGCCTTTCATCTATCTAGATGGAGCGTTTTTGAAGACATACCATGGAGGTCAACTACTGTCAGCGATGGCACAGGATGCGAATAACCAATTCTACGTAGTGGCATATGGAGTTGCAAGATCAGAGACGAAGGAATCATGGAAATGGTTCCTCACACTACTTCAGGAAGATCTGGGTGATGCACATCAATTTGGTTGGAACTTTATGTCCGACCAACAAAAGGTTAGACTTCTAAATTACGGCTTATTAGTGTAGCATGTTAAATTATTGCATATTAGTGTAGGATATTAAATTACTGCATGTATGTGTTTGAAATGGAATTTACTGCATATATGTGTTTGCAATGGATATTACTGCATATTAATGTATGAAATTTTGAATACAGCATATGTGTTTGCAATTGAAGTTACTGCATATTAGTGTATGAAATTTAAACTGCTGCATATATGTGTTTGCAATATTATGTGTTGGCAGGGTCTGCTACCAGCCTTAAAGGAGGTAATGTCGAGAGCACATCATCAGAACTGTGTCATGCACATGTGGAAGAACTTCATAAATATGTTCAAAGATATGCACATTAAAGACATAGTATGGGACTGTGCTAGGTGCACAACTGAACCAGAGTTCAAAGAGACCATGGAGAAGCTGAAGGGGGTGAATAAGGTAGCATGGAAGTATTTGTTGAGATTTGAACCAGCCACTTGGGTTAAGGCTTTTTTCAGTCATGGCCCCAAGGTGGATAACCTAACTAACAACATGTGTGAAGTATTTAATGCAAAAGTGGTTAAGTACAGAATGAAGCCAGTTTTGACTATGTGTGAGAAAATTAG
The sequence above is drawn from the Arachis hypogaea cultivar Tifrunner chromosome 4, arahy.Tifrunner.gnm2.J5K5, whole genome shotgun sequence genome and encodes:
- the LOC140184233 gene encoding uncharacterized protein, with amino-acid sequence MVRVGCRGEDCPWLAHLSYNKTLLCYQVKTYKAEHTCARDLGSNAADQHWVSKKVEKRMASQPHMTTNEAIDFLGEEFNLVLHPKMVYREVKEAKERIMGNEKEQYGKLRDYGIEIIKSNPSLTARVDVIPISQSLPVFDKLYICFEDCKQGFKTGCRPFIYLDGAFLKTYHGGQLLSAMAQDANNQFYVVAYGVARSETKESWKWFLTLLQEDLGDAHQFGWNFMSDQQKGLLPALKEVMSRAHHQNCVMHMWKNFINMFKDMHIKDIVWDCARCTTEPEFKETMEKLKGVNKVAWKYLLRFEPATWVKAFFSHGPKVDNLTNNMCEVFNAKVVKYRMKPVLTMCEKIRCYLMRRMIKHIRLLEHHSGKLAPIQEKRLQRQIKPSSRWIAEWVEDNE